A segment of the Corvus moneduloides isolate bCorMon1 chromosome 31, bCorMon1.pri, whole genome shotgun sequence genome:
CTCGGGGCACTCGCAGGGCTTCCCTTAGCGGTGCCTCCGTTGGTGTTGGGTTAAATTAAACCTCAcagagaagctcttcccacactcagaacactcatagggcctctccccggtgtggatgcgcCGGTGGATGGTGAGGTGGGAGTTGCGTTTGAAGCCCATCCCGCAGTCGGGGCAGCGGAAAGGCCTCTCATCCGTGTGAATGCGATGATGTACAAGGAGATCAGACCTCCTCcgaaacctcttcccacactcagaaCACTCAAAGGGCTGTTCCCCGGTGTGGGTGCGCAGGTGTTCCCTCAGGATGGAGCTCCGCCAGAAACTCTTCCCACATTCACTACAGCCATAGGGCCGTTCCCCGGTGTGAACCACCTGGTGCTGGATCAGCTGGGAGCTGTTggtgaagcccttcccacattccccacactcatagggcctttccccagtgtggatcctctcGTGCTGGATCAGGTTAGAGCTCTGgcagaagctcttcccacattccccacactcatagggctttttcccagtgtggatcctctggtgctGGATCAGGCTGGAAACatggctgaagctcttcccacattccccacactcatagggccgttccccagtgtggatcctctggtgatccctcaggctggagctctggctgaagcgCTTACCACATTCCtcacactcgtagggcctctccccggtgtgggTGCGCTGGTGTTCCCTCAGGGTGCAGTTCcggctgaagctcttcccacattccccacactcgtagggctTCTCACCAttgtggatcctctggtgccggatcaggctggagctccacctgaagcccttcccacattccaagcacttgtggggcttctccctgccctgaggcttcttccccagctccgAGCTCCCCCTGGATCTCCGGCCGCCTTCCCGGCACAGGGAggctctttcctccttggatctctctgggctgcgtttgcagcccctcctcgtGCGGCATCTccggggcttttcctcctcctccatctggcCACGCCTTGGGAATGACAAATCCTGGTTTGGGGGGAGAAACAAGGGATGAGTTCCTTGGGCTGGGGGTTCCTCCTGCCCAAGTCCATCACCGGGCATCCTGTGTCTgtaaaaacctccaaaacaccAAGATTCACTCCAGAAGTCCCCCAAACATCAAGACACAGACCCAAAACTCCAAAAACATCAAGATTCAGACAAAATCCCctcaaaaatataaacattcaacccccacaaaaaaatccaaagcacCAACATGGAGCCCACTAAACCTCAGAAATACCAAGATTCACCCCCTGGAAAATCATGGATCCCCCTCCCTGATCACCTGCTGGATGGGGGGGCAacgctcctggggctggggggaggctgCAGATACAGCGAGTGCTGGAACCTTGCggtgcctcctcttcctgctcctcctcctcctcctgtgtcCCCACTCTTCCTCacactcctcttcctcacactactccttctcctgcagaatcccacctgctgctcccacgTCCATCCTTTCACcattctgctctccagccctgctcctccagcctttctcctcctccccccaggccCAGCACCCACCCCTGGCTCGCTCTGCCCCCCAGAGCTCTCgcatcccacagcaccagcagggatgcagctgcgGCAGCTCGGGCTGCGGCAGCGCTGGGCTCTCGGCCGCTCCTGCCCGCACTCGGCCCCCGCCGCAGccacttctgccagcacagcacggGCCGGCCCGGCCTTGGCGCTccccccctcccacctccccaaattcccctcgCGGGGGGCGCCAAGGCCGGGCCACACGGGGGCTCCAGCTGGGGAGCGCCGGGCGCTGCGGCTCTGCCTGGCAACTGCTGAGTCACCAGCGCCGCGCCTTCTGATTGGCTGAGCGCTGCCTGAGGGCCGCGCCTGCACCTAGGGGGGacaccctgctccagggggGATGGCCCGAAAACCGGGCACCCCCAGCCAAGGAACAACAGCAACGCCTCCCTACAAACACATGCTCTCAATCTGCTCGGACACAGCCACACCGACTTGGACACAAGCAAGTGACACCAGAAACCATCAGCTCCACAAAATAGCACTGATTgacacacactgctgctcagccaagctCCTGCTCAATTCCTCAACTTccagaacaacaacaaagcctCAACACAACCATGGACATCGTTTCCTGTACAAAAGGGGACAATGTGGAGGTAGTTTGCACATTCTCCCAGAGGTAATTAAGGGTGGGTGTAAAAACGGAATGTGAGAATGGGTCTGGGCAACAGGGGACGGATGGTGTTGGTGTGCTGGGAAAGGATTGGTTGAAGGGAGGGTGCAGGAATATGGTtaaggcaaacagcagcaggaggaatgtGTGtgataagaaaggaaaaggaagatggaaaagaggaggaaggaaaaaaactgaggaCTGGGATGTTTTTCAGAACCATCTTATCCTCAAAATTTGCCAGCTGATCCAGATCTTTTCTATCCCCAGTTTCCAGGACAGGGAAACAAAGAAGTTCAGGATTTCAGGGTGTTTCTCTgtggtggggagcagcaggacagggcagcacGGGCTGGGGGCCTGTGGGgagctgcggggccgggccggggctgtggggcagccgGGGCTCAGCGCCGGGCACTGCCTGACCCCAACACcccccgggcagggccggcACTGGCCCCCGGCCCCCAGGAGGCTGCGGGATGTGGAAGgatcaggattttctttcatcGATCTTGTTTGGGTCACTGGAGAAACGAATGATTGTGCAGAAAGCTCAGCAGCTGTCAGAGGATGAGCACCCAcaggcactgagggggctgcacGAGAGGTACAAGAAGCCCCTGCAGCACTTGGCCAGAAAGGCTCAGCAGGGGAATGCAAGAAGGGATGAGCAAAAGGCCAAGGTGAAGGCAAAGGCCATGGCAGAGTTTCTACAGCCCCCCAGGGATGAACCGCAGGGCCCAAGGGggccccagcacccaggggaCGGCGGCGGCCACAAGCACCTGGCACAGGCATTGCCCTCCTCGGCACGGCAGAGCCCACCCAAACAGCCCCTGCCAAGGAAtcagggctccagctgcaggccacaaggacactgcaagcacagacagcagcaccctcagcaccagcaaGTCCACCCCTGATGGACATGGATTGTCAGGGCTctcagagctcccagcacaccagGGACCCACCGCACCAGAGCCCTTGAGAACATTCAGGGCGTGTCTGGATCGAGATGAGGCCGCTCCTGATGGACACAGGGGCCTCTCGATCCACTCCAAATCTGAGACCTAAGGGGGGAAATTGTCAAGAAGTTCTTTCATTATTCAGGCAATAAGTGGGAAAGATGAGCAGGTGTGTTTTATTCAACCACTATGAGTAGATGTGGGGGATGGGTTCAAAATGCATCAATTTCTGTTTGCTCCTAATTGTGATTGTAATTTactgggaagggatttggtGGCTGAAGTGGGAATGCAAATTCCTATTGTAAAAGGAGATACAGAGGCTAATGCTGCTGTACCTTGGTGTCAAATGTCTGCCAAGGCCTCTGCTGAAGGGAACCCAGAAgtgtgggcagccccagggaaatAGGCAAAATCAGATATGGAGCCTCTCCAAATTCCTTTGAAGCATCCAGGACAAGTGGTGTCTAAAAGCAATACCCTGTTCCAAGGGAGGCAAGGAAGGGGTTACAGCCTCTTACTGAGGCCCTGCTAAAGGCAGCACTTCTGGAGCCAGGCATCTCTCCCTACAAcactcctctcctgccaggCAAGAAACCCCATCATGGACACCAGAAGGAAAGCACAATTTTCAAGGCTTCAAAAGCAGATTAACtgagcctcctgccctggccctcCCAGACAGGGAGAACAATTTGAATCGCATGTGGATGTTAAACAGGGCCATGCCAAAGGAATTCCTGGGCTCAAATGTTTAAGCCAGTGGCCAGAGAGTGGCCTCATTGTCTGCAGAATTGTGCAGCCCCGGCTTTAATGGGAACTGAGGCCTGAaaactgacagcagcagaatcTCTGATTGTTCCAGCCTGGCATCAAGGTAAAGCTTTGTTAACCAAAGGAACTTCTAAATGGATGAGCAGCGCTCGGTTCTTACAGAATGAAACTTGTTGGATGGAACAGGAGGATTCAGAGTTGAGCACAGGGCAAGGGTTGAACCCAGCCTCCTGTTTGAACGGCCCTGGACACGGGGCTGGCAAGAAACCCATGGCTGCAGTCAAGTGACAGAGCTCCAGACCTGGGCTAGGAGAGATTTACCAGACATTCCCTGGCCTGAGGGAGAAAAGGTGTTTAGGGATGGCTCTGCaagggcagcagaagggaaaagagtGACAAGACACGCTGCTctgaaggaaagggaatgagACAAAGCGCAGCTCAGCGCCCGCATGCTCAGCTCAAAGGGCCGAGCTGGGGGTGCTTGGAAGAGCCTGGCACTGAAATGCCCTGAGCAGGAAGGCTTCAATATCTTCTGCCAACAGCATGGCAGCTCACAGCGGGGCAGAAGCATTTCCGACTGCTTCAGCAATCCCTGCATCAGTTCTTAAGGCATGTTTGGAACAAACAATTCCAAGATATGAGGTTGTGGAAGCAAGAGACTCAGACAGTGGAActcattttacaggaaagatcCTTCAGGGCGTTCTGGCTGCTTTAGGAACACAGTGGCACCTCCAAACGCCCTGGCACCCCCAGAGTTCGGGTCGGGTAGAAAGAATGAAtggggaaataaagaaacaccttctgaagctgctgagagaaaccaAGATGCCACGGGTACGGCTGCTGCCATTGGCTTTGGCAAGAGTAAGAGCCAGACCCAGGGCAGATATTCAATTATCTCCCCTGGAATTGAGGTTTCCATTCCTCACCCTGGGAATTCCCGAGCTACTCGGGGATGGAGATCAGGGATGTCTGTTTCAAGCAGTCTGTGGCCAGAATCCTGTCTCGTGTGAAATCTCTTCCACAGGAAGCTCGGCTGGCACAGACCCTGCCTTGGCACTTTGCTGCCCACAACATCCAACCAGGACATCGGGTCCTGCCTGAGGAGCGCAAAGAAGCACCACTGCTGGCCGAGGGCGTGGCCCATTCCAAGTGTCCCCGAGCACAGAAACAGCcgccagcacagctgaacacGGGGGGACCCCTCACCCTCGCCTCAAGCTCTCTGAAGCCCCGCGGATTTGCACTCCCCGGCTGCAGGAGGACCATGCGAGGCCGCCACTGACCCTGCACAGAAGGGgccgcagcagcagccagggctccacAGCGGGGGAAGCCCCGGGGGCTGCTCACAGATCCTCTGCTGGAATAGTCTGGCTGGGCACCTCCTCTGGCATCTCCAGGCACTGGGGGCCAATCCTCGCTGGCACCGGGCGACCTTCAGAGCTTTCTGTGCCTGCACTCGCCACAGCTGCTGCGCGAGACAGCGGGAGAATTCCACTCTGGCTCTCAGTTACACTCACACTCTGGGCTGGGCGGGATTAGGTTACACCATTAGAatgttttttcctaatatcaaTAATCCTACTGTGATATTGTCAGTTGGGTTTGGGCCAGGACATGACAATCAATTTTAAGTTCTAGGAGAAGAAGTAGCAAAACTTTTTATTagtttgaattttttgtttatttgtgtgtgGGGCTGTTAGTGATGACAAAATTTTAGTATGGGTTTTTCGATGT
Coding sequences within it:
- the LOC116436900 gene encoding zinc finger protein 883-like, producing MAARAGPVPGLLLSCGFPLTQPGGRWERGAGLGRVQSPPLAPIGRCCRQSWFWRADWSERGAARARSRRQGGRGAAEAPLAERLCGPGSGGGGRSPVRRRRSSEAAPAQDLSFPRRGQMEEEEKPRRCRTRRGCKRSPERSKEERASLCREGGRRSRGSSELGKKPQGREKPHKCLECGKGFRWSSSLIRHQRIHNGEKPYECGECGKSFSRNCTLREHQRTHTGERPYECEECGKRFSQSSSLRDHQRIHTGERPYECGECGKSFSHVSSLIQHQRIHTGKKPYECGECGKSFCQSSNLIQHERIHTGERPYECGECGKGFTNSSQLIQHQVVHTGERPYGCSECGKSFWRSSILREHLRTHTGEQPFECSECGKRFRRRSDLLVHHRIHTDERPFRCPDCGMGFKRNSHLTIHRRIHTGERPYECSECGKSFSVRFNLTQHQRRHR